A segment of the Actinomyces sp. oral taxon 171 str. F0337 genome:
GGCATCGGCATCGACCGCTCCCCCAATCTGCCCGAGACCATGGATGTTCTCATTGTCGGCTCGGGCCCAGCCGGGATCGTTGCCGCAGCCCAGCTGTCAGTCTTTCCCGAGATCACGACTTGCCTCATCGAGAAGCGGGGCGGACGCCTCGAACTCGGTCACGCTGACGGTATCCAGGCCCGGTCGGTCGAGACCTTCGCGGCGTTCGGGTTCGCCAACGAGATCATTGACGAGGCCTACCGCATCACCGAGACGGCCTTCTGGACCCCGGACCCGTTGGCCCCGGAGCACATTGTGCGCAGCCGCGTCACCGACGACGACCCTCAGGGTATCTCGGAGTTCCCCCACCTGATCGTCAACCAGGCGCGCGTCCTCGACTACTTCCGCGAGTTCATGGGCCGCCAACCCTCACGCAATGCCCCCTACTACGGTTACGAGTTCGTCGACCTCACCATCGGCGAGGGCGAGTACCCCGTCGAGGTGCGTCTGCGCCGCAGCACGGGCGAGCGCGAGGGCGAGGAGCTCACGGTCCGCACAAAATACGTCGTCGGCGGTGACGGCGCCCATTCGGGCGTGCGCAAGGCCATCGGCGCCACGCACCAAGGCAAGATCTCCTACCATGCCTGGGGCGTGGTGGACATGGTCGCCGACACCGACTTCCCGGACATCCGCACCAAGTGCATCATCACCTCCAACCAGGGCCATATCCTCCACATCCCGCGTGAGGGCGGCTACCTGTTCCGGAGCTATGTCGACCTCGGCCGGGTTCCCGAGAACGACGACCACGAGGTCCGCAAGACCCCACTCGAGGAGATCGTCCGCCGGCTGAACGCCATTGTTGCGCCTTACCGGATCGTCCCGAAAGAGGTCGCCTGGTGGAGCGTCTATGAAGTGGGCCATCGCGTTACCGACCGTTTCGACGAGGTTGGGCTCGACCCGGACATGGACCGCGAGGCCCGTGTCTTCATCTGCGGCGACGCCTGCCACACGCATTCCGCAAAAGCCGGCCAGGGCATGAACGTGTCCATGCAGGACTCCTGGAACATCGGGTGGAAGCTCGCCCAGGTGCTGCGCGGCTACTCCTCGCACAAGCTCCTGCGTACCTACAACGCCGAGCGTCAGCAGATCGCCCAGGACCTCATCGACTTTGACCTGTCGTGGTCCGGCCGCATGGCCGGCAACACCCCGGACGACGAGTGTATCGAGGACTTCTATGTCCGCACCGCTGAGTTCCCGGCTGGCTTCATGACGGAGTACAAGCCTTCGATGATCATCTCAGGCCGTGCCCGGCAGGAGCTTGCCACGGGCTACCCACTCGGCAAGCGGTTCAAGTCCTACGAGGCCGTGCGTCGCTGTGACGCCGTGCCTCTACACATCGGCCACCAGCACGAGGCCGACGGCCGCTGGCGCGTCTACGTCTTCGCCGATGCCGCTGCTCCTGGCGAGGACGGCCCTGTGACTGACTTCGCGCGCTGGTGGGCGGAGGCCCCTGACTCCCCGGCGGTACGCCACACCCGCCCTGGCGACGACCTCAACACGCTCTTCGACGCCAAGGTCATCTATCGCCAGCCGCACCGCTCCTACGACATCACGGACGTGCCCGCGGGCTTCCGTCCGAAGAACGGCCCGTTCCAGGTCGAGGACTGGAACCAGGCTTGGTCCGCCGTGCCCGGCGACTCGATCTTCGGCGCCCGTGGGATCAGTGAGAATGGCGCGATCGTTGTCGTCCGGCCCGACCAGTACGTGGCGGACATCCAACCGCTAACCGGGACGGCCGAGATCGCTGAGTTCTTCGACGGCGTCTTCGACCTCACCGACTAGCCTGAACCTGCAGGAGGAGGCTCAACATGCTCACCCAGTATCAGATCGACTCGCTCGCCGCGGAGCTCGCGGAGGCCGAGCGCACCCACGTTCTCATCCCGAGGATCACGGCACGCTACCCCGAGGCCAACGTCGAGGACTCCTACGCCATCCAGAACGTCTGGAAGGAGCAGCGCCTGGCCGCGGGTCACCGGATCGTCGGCCGCAAGATCGGGCTTACGTCCAAGGCGATGCAGGCCGCGACCGGCATTACTGAGCCCGACTACGGCGTGATGTTCGAGGACACGGTCGTCCAGACCGGCGCGGTCCTCGACTTCGACTCCTTCGCGAACGTCCGCATCGAGGTCGAGCTGGCCTTCGTCCTCAAGGACGCTCTCGAGGGACCGAACTGCACACTCTTCGACGTCATGCGGGCGACGGAGTACGTGACGCCGGCCCTCGAGGTCCTCAACTCCCACGTCGAGCTTGAGGGCCGAACGATCGTCGACACGATCTCGGACAACGCGGCCTACGGTGCGATGGTGCTGGGAGGCAACCCGACGCCTCCGCACGCGGTAGACCTTCGCCGCGTCGGCGCGTTGCTGTACCGCAACGAGACAATCGAGGAGACGGGCCTGGCCGCTGGGGTGCTCAACCACCCCGGTACCGGGGTCGCTTGGCTCGCCAACAAGCTCCACCAACACGGCCAGAGGCTCGAGGCCGGCGAAATCATCCTCGCTGGATCCTTCACTCGCCCGATGTGGGTGGAGCGCGGGGATGCCGTATTCTGCGACTACGGAGATATGGGGACGATCTCATGCCGCTTCCTGTGATCCTGCCCCCCACCTTCGCGCAGCGGCTCGCCGACGCCGAGCGTGCCCAGGTGGGAATGTGGGTCTGTTCGGGCTCTACGACGGCCGCCGAGATCTGCGCTTGCAGCGGCCTAGACTGGCTCCTCATCGACGGCGAGCACGCGCCGCTCTCGCTCGCCTCGATCCAGGAACAGCTCCGGGCGGTGGCCGCCTACCCGGCAACGCCGGTGGTACGAGTCCCGTTCAACGACCGGGTCCTTATCAAGCAGTACCTCGACCTGGGCGCGCAGAACCTCCTCGTGCCCATGGTCGACACCGCCGAGGCCGCGGCCGAGGCAGTGCGGGCGACCCGCTACCCGCCCGAGGGCGTCCGGGGCGTCGGCTCCGCCCTCGCTCGCGGCGCACGGTGGAACCGGGTCGAACGGTACCTGCAGCGGGCTGATGACGAGCTCGTATCACTGTTCGTCCAGATTGAGTCCGCCAAAGCCGTCAAGGACGCCAAAGCGATCGCAGCGACGCCGGGTGTCGACGGGATCTTCATCGGTCCCTCGGACCTCGCCGCCTCGATGGGCCTCATCGGGCAGCAGGGCCACCCGGAGGTCGTGGACACCGTCCAGCGGGCGATCGCCGCCGGGCAGGAAGCAGGGAAGAAGGTCGGTATCAACGCCTTCGACCCGGCGCTCGCCCACGGCTACCTCGATCAGGGCGTCGACTTCATCCTCGTCGGCGCGGACGTCGCTCTCCTGGCGCGGCAGTCCGAAGGGCTCGCGGCCCTCTTCATCGACGAACGGGCAGGCCGGGAGCCCGAGGCGGAGCCAACCAGCTACTGAGCGGAGCAGCTGAGTCCGACGGCGATGGCCCAGTCGCCGTCGGACTCAGCGACACGGGCCAGCAGATCGCGTCCGCAGCTCCCTGTCCGAGAGGGAGCGACGACGGAGTTGACCTCCCCGGTCAGGCACAGGGAGCACCATCCCGGCCGGTCCAAGACGAGCTCGATCTTGCGGCAGTTGACGGCCTCGGACCAGGCTTTGATGACGGCCTCCTTGCGGCCAACCGAGCGGCAAAGCGCCCCAGCTGAAGGGATTCGGTCTCGTCGGCGCCACACCACGCGCAGCCCGCCGGCCGCGAAGGCACGTGCTGCGAAGCCGGTGCCCGGGATCGTCAGCTCGTGGACCAGCGACAGAATGTGGACGAGGTCGACATCGGTGCCGAGCGCCGCGTCGGCGGTCGGGGCTCGCTCATCGTTCGGATCCCATGCCAGGTTCGCCAGCGTCGTCGGGCTCGGCGACGAGCCGAATGGCCTCGATGTTCTCGGGCCGGGTGGAGCTGACAAGGACACCCTGGAGCGTCTCCCACAGGAGGTGTACCGTTGCCCCCTCCGCTGAGGCTGCGTGGTGGAGGGGGCAACGGCCGCCTGTAGGCGGCGGGCCGAAATCGGCTCGGCGTCAGGCGATGGTCTCCCCTGCGTGGTAGACGCCGTCGGAGCCCAGGCGGGCGTCGGGGTCGAGCAGCATGGCGGCCTCGACCTCGTGCGGGTCGCGCTGCTTGGACTCCTCCCCCAGGCGCCGGCCCTGGACCTGCTCGAACAGCGGGGCCCGGCCGATCATGCCGGCGCGGCGGCGCCTGGTCCCGGCGGCCAGGCGGGCGTTGGCGGAGGCCAGCCAGGCGTCAACCGCTTCCTGGCCCTCGGCCTGACGCAGGGCGGCCTCGAAGGCACCGGGGTGGACGATCGCGATGAGACCCGAGACGTGTCCGAAGCCCAGCGAGGTCAGCAGGCCGGCTCGCACCGGGCCGGCACCGGGGACGCGCCCGTCCTGGCCGCCACGGCCGGCCAGACGGATGGGCCTGCGCGGCCACACCCAGAAGGCGTCCTTGGCCAGGGGGGCATCGACGACGTCCAGGGAGGCGTTACCGGGAGCCACGCCGGAGGCGAGGATCTCGGTCAGACCCGCGACCTGGAAGACGGCGGCACCGCCCTTGGCGTGACCAGTGATGGTCTTCTGCGAGACCGCCACCAGCGAGTTGCCCTCGGAGCGTCCCAGTGCGCGCGCCAGACGCGTGTGCAGCTCGGACTCGTTGGGGTCGTTGGCACCGGTGGAGGTATCGTGCTTGGAGACCAGCGCGATGTCGTCGGCCTCCACACCCAGGGCCGCCAGAGCCTTGGCCAGGCGCGAGCTGCGCCCGCCGCGGCCGGCGCCCAGGGCGCCCAGGCCGGGCGCCGGGATCGAGGTGTGGGCGCCGTCGGCGTAGGAGGAGACGAAACCGACCACACCGGCCACCGGCAGGCCCATTCGGGCCGCCACCGAGCCACGGGCCAGGATCACCGTGCCGCCGCCCTCGGCCTCCACAAATCCGCCGCGGCGGCGGTCGTTGGCGCGGGAGAAGTGGCGGTCGGAGATGCCCTTGGCGCGCATGGCCGCGGCCTCCGCGGTGGCGTTCATGTTGCCGAAGCCGACGACGGACTCGATCGAGATGTCGTCGATGGCGCCGGCCACGACGACGTCGGCCTTGCCCAGGGCGATCTTGTCCCAGCCCTCCTCGATGGAGACGGCCGCGGTCGCGCAGGCGCTCACCGGCTGGACCATGGCGCCGTAGCCGCCGATGTAGGACTGCATGACGTGGGCGGCCACGACATTGGGCAGGGCCTCCTGGAGGATGTCGCTGGGACGCTCCTCCCCCAGGAACCGGCCGACGAACATCTTGCGCATCGACTCCATGCCGCCGAACCCGGTGCCCTGTGTGGAGGCCACGTCGGAGGGATGGACGGCCTTGAGGAGCTCGGCCGGGGTGAAGCCGGCCGACAGGAAGGCGTCGACGGCGGTGACCAGGTTCCAGGAGGCGATCGGGTCCATGCCCTGGGTCATCGAGGCGGGGATGCCCCAGCGCTCCGGGTCGAAGTCGCGGGGGAACTGGCCGCCGACCGTGCGCGACAGGGCAGCACGGCGCGGCACCCGGGCTAGTGAGCCGGCCAGTCGGGTGACGGTCCACTCCCCGGTCTCGGCGTCGGGGACCACGAGGGTGTGCTCGGGGTCAGAGGCCTCGATGGTGCGGGCCGTGGCCTCGTCGGGAACCGACAGGGTGATGTCACGGTCGAGGTAGACGGTGACCTCCTCGTCGGCGATCGGCGCGATGACGCCGTCGTCGACGAACTCGCGGATACCGCAGCGGGCCACGACCTCGTCGCGGTAGCGCTCCAGGATGTCGGACTCCTCGACCATCTCCCCGTCGGTGTCGTACCAGCCGGCCTTGGGGCTGTCCTGCCAGGTGAGCAGCCCCATGCCCCAGGCCAGCTCGAGGACGCCGGCGGCGGTCAGGTCGACGTCCTCCCCGCCGCTCATACCCAGCTCGGCCTCGCGGCGCGTACGGCCCGATCCCCAGGTGGAGACCTCTCCGGTGGAGATGATGACCACCAGGTCGTCGGGGTCGGCGCTCACCTCGCCCCACTGGGGGGCGGTGGGCTGAGTCGGCATCACCGGGGTGGGCAGGGCCTTGATGACGGCAGGGGCCTCGGTCTCCTCGGTGGGCGCGGCGGCCTGTGCAGCGGCGTTCTCACGCAGGGCCACCAGGTCGATGTCGTCGCCCAGTCCCCCGGTGAGGTCGGCGTTCACAGGAGTCCGGGCCGCACGGGTACGCACCTCGGAGGTGCACAGGCCGGCGAGCTCGGAGGCGATCTCCTCCGTGGTCCAGGTGCGCACCCCGGCGGCCTCGACGGCAGCGACGAGCGGGTCGTTACCGCCCATGAGGCCGGTGCCCTTGACCCAGCCGATACGGGGGTGGGCCAGAGTGACGCGCTGAGCCCAGGCACGCTCCGACGACCAGCGGTTGACGATCGCGTCCAGAGCGGACTTGACCTCGCCGTAGGCGCCGTCACCACCGAAGGTGCCCCGGTTCGGGGAGCCGGGCAGCACCACGTGCAGACGGTGGTCGACGTGGGTGTCGAAGCCGATGGCACTCAGGGCGGCGATGGTGCGCTCCACCGACCACAGCAGCAGGCGGGTCTGGGACTCGGCCGCGGGGCCGGCGTCTGCCAGTGTGCCCGAGACTCGCGGCGCGGCGAAGGGGAACAGGAGGGTGGGAACCAGTGCCTCCTTGACGACCTTGGTGGAGCTTCCGGAGGTGACCACCTGGTCGTTGCCGATCCACTCCGCCAGGGCGTCGACGTCCCGGTAGGAGGACAGGTTCGTGGGAACCATCCACAGCTTGGCGCCGGCCGCGGCGTGCTCGCGGTACAGGGTGGTGGCGAACTCGAGGCGCTCGTGGGTCAGGCGCGAGCTGGTGGCCACCACGGTGGCGCCACCGGCCAGCAGCTCTCCGACGACGGCCGCCGCGATGGAGCCGGGGGCCACACCGGTGACGACGGCGACGTCCTCGGACCAGCGCACCGTGGGATCGCCGGCCTGGGGGGCCTTCGGCGCGGCCTGGGCGATCCCGGTCAGGATGGCGGCGCGCTCGGCGCCGTCTGCCAGATCGGAGTCCTTGACCTGCTTGGCCCACCAGGTGGCGTGATCAGCCACCGCCTGCCCCAGGCCCACGAAGCGTTCGGGGGCCAGGAGCCGGCGGGAGGCGTCCAGGTCGGTCTCGCCGGAGCCGAGGCGGGCAACGTCCTCACGGGCCGTGGCCCAGCGGTCGTCGATGAGGACGGCGCGCTCTGGGGCGAAGGCCGGGGTGACGGACGTGACCCATCCGGCGCCGAGCTCGGCGTCCAGGGCCGCCAGGGCAGCCCGGGTACGGGAGGCCTCATCATCGGCATCAGCCGGGACAGTGGCCTTCTCGGTCAGGCCCAGGGCCTCCAGGAGGGTGCGGGCCGTGGTGGCCAGGACGCCCTCATCACCGGTGACGCTCTGGGCGAAGGCGTCCAGGGCCGCGGAGTCGACCACGGCGCCTCCGGCGCCGCCGGCACTCGGCTTGGCGACGGTCACGCCATGGTCCGCGGCAACGGCCTGGACGGCGGAGTCGATGAGGGTGTCCACGGCGCTCGCGCTGGTCAACGGGGCCGAGGACCCCAGGGAGGCCAGGTCCTCGCCGCGCATCGATGCTCCCTCCCGGGTGCCCAGGAACAGAGCGGCGGTCACGTGGGAGACCCACCCCTGCCCCAGGCCCCAGGTGCCGGTGACGCGGTCGGCGATGCGGGAGGCGCGCACGCCGGAGGGGCCCAGAAGGCGGCCCAGCCCCACTCGGATCGCCTCTGTGAGGACGGGGCCGAAGGCCTTGTAGCCCGGGGCGCCCTTGGCGACCGTGGCGGCCAGGGCCGTCATGTCGGCGTCGGCGGCGCCGTCGATGGAGGCGAGCTCGAGCTCAGTGCCCAGGTCCATGAGGAGCTGGTTACGGCGCGAGGAGACTCCGTTGGTGAGCGTCTCGGTGGTGTCAGTGGCTCCGATCTGCTCGGGACGGATGCGCGAGGCATGGGCCAGGAGCACCGTCAGGGCGTCGGTCGCCCCGAAGGGAAGGTCGTCCACCGGTCCGCCTGCGGCCGGAGCCGCCGAAACGGGCGAGGCCTCGGCTGCGGGAGCCGGGGTCTGCTCGGCCGTAGCGGCCTGCGCGGGAGCAGCGGCCTCAGCAGCCGGCTCCTCGGCGGCCGGAACATCGAAGTTCGGCTCGGTGAGCTCGACGGCCGGATCGGTGTCGGTGGCCAGGACCCGGGCCTCGTCGCGGCGAGCGTTGTGCACGGTGACGTGACGCCCGGCGTGCTGGGGCAGTCGTAGCGTGTTGGTGGCCAGGTTCGCCAAGGTGGGGGAATTGGCCAGGCCCACCTCGACGATGTGCTCGATCCCCAGGCCGCCCTCGCTCGGGGAGGACAGCAGGACCTCCTGGGTCTCGATCCAGCGCACCGGGGAGGCGAACTGCCAGGCCAGGAGCTCGACGAGCAGGACGCGGGCCAGCTCCGTGGGGCGCTTCACCCAGGAGTCCCAGTCGGCCACGATCTCCTCGACGGGCTCCGAGGGCACGACCTCAAGGATCGAGCGGGCGAAGTCCTGGGTCAGGGCGAAGGGCCGAGCCACGAGGTTGGGCACGTAGTGGCCCACCAGGCGCTCGACGTCGAGGTCGTCAGGGACGAGCTCGAGCAGGCGGCCACGGAACTCCGGCACGCCGGGGCGCAGCACCTCGGAGTGGAACGGCACATCAATGCCGGGCACGAACATGAAGGGGTTCTTGCCGCCGCGGGCCTTGGCCTTGGCGCGGGCGTCGGCGGCCAGGGCGTCCAGGCCCTTGATCGTGCCGGCCACGGCGTACTGGACGCCGGCCAGGTTGTGGTTGACGATCTGGAGGAACTCGCCGGTCTCCTGGGAGATCGACTGCACGTAGGCCTCGACCTCGTCGGCCTTGATCCCCGCCTGGTTGGGGCGCAGGGCGCCCATGCGGTAGTTCGAGGCGCCGTCGGCGTCACGGGGCACCAGCGAGTGCATGGTGGAGCCGCGCTGGAAGACGATGGAGATGGTCGTCTCCACGGGCATGACGCGCCCGTAGGCACTCAGCGCCGTGTACTCGCCCAGGGAGTGGCCGGCGAAGGCGGCGCCGTCCACGAGGGCACCGGCCTCGGCCAGGCGCGCAGTGGTCGCCATGGCCACGGTGGCCAGGGCCACCTGGGTGAACTGGGTGAGGTTGAGCAGACCCTCGGGGTGGCGGTAGGTGACGCCTCGGGCGGTCATCTCAGTGGGGTTGTCGCGCACCAGGTTGATGACGGAGAAGCCCAGCTCGGCGCGGGTGTGGGCATCGGCCCGCTCCCAGATCTCCCGTGCGGCCTTGGAGGAGTTCATCTCGTCCAGGCCCATGCCGGGGGCCTGGATGCCCTGGCCGGGGTAGACGTAGGCGGTGGGCTCGGGCGTCGTCACGGCGGTGCCGCGGGAGACGACCTCGCCGTTGATGCGGCAGACGACCTCCAGGACGTAGCCGCCGCCGACCACCAGGCCGGTGCGCTCCACGGTGATCTCGACGTCGTCGCTCAGCTCCACCGGACCGGTCATGACGTAGGTCCAGCCGGCGAGGACGTGGCGCGAGCCGTCGACCGCGGTGGAGGCCGCCACCTGCTGGGCGGTGGCCGACAGCCACATGCCGTGGACGAGCGGGGCCTCCATACCGGCCACGCGGGCGGCGTTGTAGGAGGTGTGGATCGGGTTGAAGTCACCGGTGACCCGGGCGAAGGCCGTCATGTCCGCAGGCGCGGTAACGGTGGCGCGGCGCAGGATGCGGCGAGCGGCCGGGGCCGTCTCGCGGCCGGTGCCGCCGGCGAGCTCAGGGGCGCTGGGCACGGCGTTGCCGGAGGCGCGACCGCGGATGGCGAAGCGCTCACGCATGAGCGCCACTACGGTGCCGTCGCCGGCGTCGGTCAGCTCCAGGCGCACGTCGACGACGCGACCGGCACTGGACTCCTCCAGCGCCGCGACCCAGCCGGTGACGTTGATGGTGGGGCTGGTCGTGGCCGCTGCTTCCTGGAGCTGGTGGAGGGTGAGGTGCAGGTCGATGGTGTGGTCCAGGTGGACGGCACCGAGCAGGCCCTCGATGAGCGGCATGCCGTCCTCGACAACGCTGCCCAGGGCGGCGTAGACCACAGGCCAGCAGGGGCCGAGCAGGGCGTCGGGCACGAAGGGAGCGGCAGACAGGTCCGCCGGGAGGGCATCGGCCGTCACTGAGGCGTGGTCGTGGCCCAGGGTGCTCGCCAGGGTGAAGGAGCCGTGGATGGTGCCGAAGGGCTGGGTGGTGGGACGCCCCAGGACGTCCGTGGCACCGGCCTGCCCGGGGCGGACCTCGGGCAGGTGGTCGACGTCGTCACCCGTGATGGACACGGCCCCCACGCCGGCGGTGGCCCGCAGCAGGTCATTCATCGTCTCGCTGATGCGCTCGGGGTCGACCAACGGGGCGGCGCCGTCCCAGGCGCGGGCCAGTCGCAGCGGCACCACGAGGCGGCGCACGGCGTGGATCTTGTCTCCGCCGGGAGTGCCGTCCCAGTGGGTGTCGAGGCGGATGTCGAGGTCGTAGGCGTCCTCGGCCACGTCCGGGCGGGCGACGACGTTGTAGGCGTCGTCATCCAGGACGGTGGCCGGGTTGACCGTCAGGTGGCCGTTCCACAGGACGTGGGGGGCCACCTGGACGAGCTCCTTGGCGTCGGCCACGGGGGCTGCCAGGACGCCGTCGGCCACGGCGGGGGCGGCGCCCAGACGGCCGGCGGCCTCCTGCTCGCCCGTGCCGGCCTCCTGGAGGGCCTCGACGGCGGCGGTCTCGAAGCGGCCCAGCAGCTCGCCAATCGGCTCGTTGATGGTGGTGATGCCGGCCACGGCGACGGGACCGGGGATGATGCGCACCTGGTCGGCGGTGTAGCGCGGGTCCTGGGACTGCCACAGGGAGTCGGTGCCCCACCAGCGCAGGATGTCGGCGTCGACCACGGGCACGAAGGGCACGGGCTTGGGGTGCTTGCGGCACAGGTCGACGAACCAGGCGGCGTCGACGGGCTCCACCAGAGTGGAGGCGGCCGACGGGTAGCGCTCGGCCAGGGCGGCCAGGGCGGCGTCGGAGTCGATGACGGCGTCGTAGTCGGCGAAGAGCGTGGGGATCTCGCCGTGGTCGGCCTGGCTCAGGCGGGCCTCGATGCGGTGCAGCAGGTCGATGAAGCGGTCGTACCAACCCTCATCGGCCCAGTCGGCGCGGGTGGCGGAGCGACCCTCGTGGGGGGCCACGCACAGCTCGGCGTGGCGGGTGGCCCACTGAAGGTAGGTCATCTCCTCGACGTCGCCGAAGTAGGGCTTGGCGGTCTTGGCCAGGGCGTCGATCATCTCCTGGCGGCGTGCGGCCATGGCGGCCTCGTCACCGGCGAGCTCCTGGATGAGGCGGGAGGCCCGGGCCGAGGAGTTGTCGATCTCGTAGAGGTCGGCACGCAGGTGGGACAGCCCGGAGGTCATGCCGCCGATGGACTCCCCGGAGGCCACCCAGCCGCCCTCGACCCCGGAGTCCTCGGGGATCCCGGGGGTGTCGACGAGGAGCTGCTTGACGTCGTCGTTGGTCTTGGCCTCCAGGCAGGTCATGGCGGCGGTGCCGATCATGACGCCGTCGACGGGGGCGGCGGCCGTTCCGTAGGCCTCGGCCCAGCGGCCGGTGAGGTAGTCGGCCGCACGGGTGGGCGTACCGATTCCGCCTCCGACGACGAGCACCACGTTGGTCACGGCACGGATGGCGTCGTAGGTGGCCAGGAGCATGGTGTCCAGGTCCTCCCACGAGTGGTGGCCACCGGCGTGCCCGTCCTCGATCTGGATGATGACGGGGCTGTCGGGCACGGCCCGAGCAATGGCCAGGACCTGACGGATCTGGTCCACGGTGCCGGGCTTGAAGGCGATGTAGGGGAAGCCCTCGGCGTGGAGGCGCTCGAGCAGGGCGGTGGCCTCCTCGAGCTCGGGGATCCCTGCGGAGATGGTGATGCCGTCAATGGGGGCGCCCCCGGCACGGGCCTTGGACAGCAGACGCTGGGTCCCCAGGTGCAGGTTCCACAGGTAGCGGTCCATGAACATGGCGTTGAAGGCCGCGGTGCGCCCGGGCTCGAGCGCCTTCTCCAGGCCCTCGAGGTTCTCAGTCAGGACGGCGGGGGTGGTCTGGCCCCCACCGGCGAGCTCGGCCCAGTAGCCGGCGTTGGCGGCGGCCGCCACGATGGCGGGATCCACGGTGGTGGGTGTCATTCCCGCCAGGAGCACCGCGCTGCGCCCGGTCAGGCGGGTGAAGGCGGTGTCCAGGGTGAGGC
Coding sequences within it:
- a CDS encoding HpcH/HpaI aldolase family protein: MPLPVILPPTFAQRLADAERAQVGMWVCSGSTTAAEICACSGLDWLLIDGEHAPLSLASIQEQLRAVAAYPATPVVRVPFNDRVLIKQYLDLGAQNLLVPMVDTAEAAAEAVRATRYPPEGVRGVGSALARGARWNRVERYLQRADDELVSLFVQIESAKAVKDAKAIAATPGVDGIFIGPSDLAASMGLIGQQGHPEVVDTVQRAIAAGQEAGKKVGINAFDPALAHGYLDQGVDFILVGADVALLARQSEGLAALFIDERAGREPEAEPTSY
- a CDS encoding FAD-dependent monooxygenase, with translation MQFNHHGYVSENPRIKPAAGIGIDRSPNLPETMDVLIVGSGPAGIVAAAQLSVFPEITTCLIEKRGGRLELGHADGIQARSVETFAAFGFANEIIDEAYRITETAFWTPDPLAPEHIVRSRVTDDDPQGISEFPHLIVNQARVLDYFREFMGRQPSRNAPYYGYEFVDLTIGEGEYPVEVRLRRSTGEREGEELTVRTKYVVGGDGAHSGVRKAIGATHQGKISYHAWGVVDMVADTDFPDIRTKCIITSNQGHILHIPREGGYLFRSYVDLGRVPENDDHEVRKTPLEEIVRRLNAIVAPYRIVPKEVAWWSVYEVGHRVTDRFDEVGLDPDMDREARVFICGDACHTHSAKAGQGMNVSMQDSWNIGWKLAQVLRGYSSHKLLRTYNAERQQIAQDLIDFDLSWSGRMAGNTPDDECIEDFYVRTAEFPAGFMTEYKPSMIISGRARQELATGYPLGKRFKSYEAVRRCDAVPLHIGHQHEADGRWRVYVFADAAAPGEDGPVTDFARWWAEAPDSPAVRHTRPGDDLNTLFDAKVIYRQPHRSYDITDVPAGFRPKNGPFQVEDWNQAWSAVPGDSIFGARGISENGAIVVVRPDQYVADIQPLTGTAEIAEFFDGVFDLTD
- a CDS encoding fumarylacetoacetate hydrolase family protein — encoded protein: MLTQYQIDSLAAELAEAERTHVLIPRITARYPEANVEDSYAIQNVWKEQRLAAGHRIVGRKIGLTSKAMQAATGITEPDYGVMFEDTVVQTGAVLDFDSFANVRIEVELAFVLKDALEGPNCTLFDVMRATEYVTPALEVLNSHVELEGRTIVDTISDNAAYGAMVLGGNPTPPHAVDLRRVGALLYRNETIEETGLAAGVLNHPGTGVAWLANKLHQHGQRLEAGEIILAGSFTRPMWVERGDAVFCDYGDMGTISCRFL